Sequence from the Papaver somniferum cultivar HN1 unplaced genomic scaffold, ASM357369v1 unplaced-scaffold_150, whole genome shotgun sequence genome:
gttaggtgttgtagtgttaggcggagatatcaaacttcgatgcacaacaagggagcgaccgtcggatgcttctgagaactgatctgacggctgaagacgcaagcgggtatggatttgggttttaggcttttgggtatagaatatgggtttgggaaatgagtttgggcttggaaaaccttgagcccacttcttctttaagaacaactttcttcttcttgagcccatttccagctttttggacgtgcgctccattctttgcggcttccttgcgtgatttctcccggcttttcactacttttccgctcttttcgctccgcgactcatccgaactttatttattacctaaaaatgcaaaattaattaataaaaatatttattcttgaaaacaatgaaaatacagaatatgggataaaatgtagaattaatgcataaaagatgagttaaatgccaaagaaaaagggataaatatatacaatatttggcactcatcaggctgcatcaatcaaatttcgttgctctggaagtaatcctttatagaagtattgaatgatgagtgttggagaTATGTTGTGATGGGGACAGCTTGCCACTAACTTTTTGTACCTATCCTAGTATTCATAGAGAGACTCCCCAGTAATCTGGAGAACAacactaatctctttacgaacggatgatgccttagaagcagaaaaatacttctctaaaaatagctttttcatgTCGGCCCATGTTGTAATTctccctggaggaaggtaatacaaccattcttccgttgaatctattaaagagaattggAAGGCTTGCAGCAATGCCGTATCACTGTCTACGGTactttgcctaagacttgtcatcttctgttgaaattttcgaagatgacgattcagatcttcacctggaagtcccttgaactttggcagATGATGAAGTAAGAtcaacttcagctccactgggttagtgattgtaatgcacagtggttgtgaatctaagcatggagatctCAACTTTCCTAACTTCCTCTCcacaggtggaggtggtggattaTTTGTACTGCCTACCATTGTTGAAGTAGAAGGTTCTTCTTTCAACTGTGGATGTGCTTGTAACACCGTTCCCCTACGAGTTTGGATTCCGCACCTCTGGTATTCCCAGTCTTTAGGTGCCagggattaagtacctgaaaataaaaatctagaaaaacgaaattaaaatataaaaagaaattctaaaaacaagattataactaataaaaataacaactaaatctaccgactgctccccggcagcggcgccaaaatttgatggctgtcgtaagtgcaatcaaattaataattttaTCTCCAcaaaattaactggtaatataatggaagtaaggatcgttcccacgaagggaactgagttttagttgtcaaagtgtcacaagggaggttttgttttagattgtgaccaaaataaataatcaaagcaaataaaattgtattgtaatcaataaagagagatattatcgaggaatccttcttcgtatataaatcgtcaatgagttattataatttcctactcgtcgttaatcatacattatcaccaaccgtagaataacagctagattagTGTTAtaccctaaattccttatatcactggatacagaagttctcgcctaccagattctattcaacgaaacACCAAGTAGtatatcactcaaggtgtaacccaatcaaattctttatcttttgtgaattttataggttgatcctactagttagactcttagatcaaggtccactttttagagTTGTTTacacacacaatcgctccacagaatccctctgcaaggctttgtgttctctacttgtgtacaagttattcgacgattacttatctcctaactcaatactagcaatagattgaatcaacaaatcaatttagttggccacctaaacaatctatcaatcaatcataaatattaattagtataaataaacgataatcatatgaagaacttcaaagtagattaatataataactcaaatcttgtttacaacttagaattcatcctaaatcaataggtgtttagctactcatggatgttgaaacatccatgatatacatatgagaaaagtaaagagataacgttacgattgataatcgatCCGTGTGATGTTTATTCTCTCCAAACCCaaacaatttcgtgacctaatgatgtgatatgatttcacataacctaatacctttttataggttttacattgcttggtgttcacgtattgggttcggttcaagaacccgacccaaaataacgaattaacgttcccaaacgtgcccttaagccttccaaggtgtgaatacacgttttccgtttgataagttcgcgtacccagtccccaaacttcaaattccagcataaattttcgcaaataagtctgcgaactcgattcgcaaacccagtttgcggacttcactgtcttcggtattcaataaaaactgttttggccacaacttcttcatccaaactcggaataacctcattctttttgcattctttatatatttcaattatattcgagatgatgatgagaaatacttaatttgaatgatttaagatcggtctttgggttgagtcttgattttgagcgttttgctccttttcgtcgcacttcttccacttctcttggacttgggcgcttggattcttggaatacttctcttcttagctgttttcagcactttatagatcctttttggatgattcacctaattgagacaaataagagaaaacaagagtaataatacgaaaatatgcaacaataatagctaaagcaagtatggaatggatactaaaatcatatgaattatgcacttatcagagaGAGATGTCGTATATTCAAGAGAGCTTCCAAAAAGTTGGGTCTCTTAGAGAACGATAAGAGTGCGAGGGCGTCTTTGGTTGAAGCAGCAACAGTTAATATGTCGTAATCTCTCAGAAGACAATTTGCATATATCTTAACCTTTTATAATTCGACGGGTGTGAGAGAATTATGAGATGAATTTTCAACAATAAGGTCAAGTATTACACGAGTTCAAGCAATACAAGCTCAACATTCTTATCATATCTTTTTCTTCGTGAGTTGAATTCGATAATTAAGCAGCACGACAAAGATATATGCATGTATGATCTTCCGCCACTTATAAGAACGAATTATTGATTCTAAGTCTAATTCAAGAAGATTTGTAGATTCCAACATCCGAGGAAGACCTATCTTCTATCAACAATTTTAATGAAGAGCAATATAGGGCCTACAATATAATCATGATAGAAATTGAGCGAAAGGAAAACAAGGCCTTCTTCATAGATGATCTTGGACGTACTGGGAAGACATTTATGCATCGTGCTATTTTGGTGGCTGTCAGGAAAAATGGTGGTATTGTGATTGCAACAACCACGTCTAGAATTGTTGTTATTATGTTACATGGTGGTAGGTTAACATACTCAAGGTTTCAGCTTCCAATGACACCGACATCAAATTCAACGTGTCGTACGAAAAAGCAATCCGAGGAAGCTGAACTTTTGAGGCATGCTAGCTATTGTCCTTATGTGGGATGAAGCTACAATGGCGCATCGCTACTATTTAGAAATATTTGATAGGACGATGAGAGACATCACATATATTATTGAACCATTTGGTTGAAGGATTCTATAATTCAAGAAGAGTTGCCGATTCCTACATTCGAGGAAGACCTATCTTCTATCAACAATTTTAATGAAGAGCAATATAGGGCCTACGATATAATCATGATAGAAATCGAGCGAAAGGAAAGCAAGGTCTTCTTCATAGATGATCTTGGACGTACTGGGAAGACATTTATGTATCGTGCTATTTTGGCGATTGTGAGGAAAAATGGTGGTATTGTGATAGCAACAACCACGTCTAGAATTGCATGGTGGTAGGTTAGCATACTCAAGGTTTCAGCTTCCAATGACACCGAAATCAAATTCCACGTGTTGTACGAAAAAGAAATCCGAGGAAGCTTAACTTTTGAGGCATGCTTGCTACTGTCCTTATGTAGGATGAAGCTACAACGGCGCATTACTACTCTTTAGAAACATTTGATAGGACGATGAGAGATAGATATATGCATATATGATCTTCCGCCACTTATAGGGACGAATTGATGATTCTAAGTCTAATTCAAGAAGAGTTGTCGATTCCTACATCCGAGGAAGACCTATCTTCTATCAACAATTTTAATGAAGAGCAATATAGGGCCTATAATATAATCATGATAGAAATTGCGCGAAAGGAAAGCAAGGTCTTCTTCATAGATGATCGTGCACGTATTGGGAAGACATTTATGTATCGTACTATTTTGGCGACTGTTAGGAAAAATGGTGGTATTATGATATCAACAACCACGTCTAGAATTACTGCTACTATGTCACATGGTGGTAGGTTAGCATACTCAAGTTTTAAGCTGCCAATGACACAGACATCAAATTCCACTTGTTGTACGAAAAAGCAATCCGAGGAAGCTGAACTTTTGAGGCATGCTAGCTACTGTCCCTATGTGGGATGAAGCTACAATGGCGCATCGCTACTCTTTAGAAACATTTGATAGGACGATGAGAGACATCATAGATATTACTGAACCATTTGGTTGAAATATTTTAATTATGGGAGGTGATTTCCTCCAAGTACTACCAGTGATCCAAGGTGTACAAGGGGACAAACACTCGATGCATGTATTAGCAGGTAAAAAAATCCATATTGATATGCGGTAGTTAAGACGTAATATTTCTTAAACTCTGATAACTAACTTTTAAGCGAATAAATTGAAATGACATTGAATTACATTACATTCATAACATATCACATTTGTAGGAAAAGTACATGAATTACACCTGAAGAAGAATATGCATGTAGCTGAAGATGCAACTTATTCTGAGTGTTTGATTCGTTTTGGTGATGGGGATGAACCTTGCATTGCTAATGAGATAAAGGTTCGGGAAGAGATGGTCATACCATGATGATTCATTGTCTTAGCTTATAGATGTAACATTTTCAAACTTGGTGGATAATGCAAGAGATAAAGACTACCTAGTCAACATGGCCCTGATTACAACATTGAACGAGTCCGTCGAGAAGCTTAATGACCGAGTACTTTGCATCTTTACTGGAAAAGAGGTTATATCCTACACATTCACGGTCTTTACCAGCAAGGATACTTGAACAACATTGCTCCAGGGGTTTACCCCCACacattttctttgaaattgcatATTGCTGCACCTATTATGTTGTTGCGGAATGTTGATGCAAAAAATGGTCTATGTAATGGTACCAGGTTAATAATCAAAGAGTTCTTCCCAAATTGTACATATGACGTAATTATTAGTGGGAATTCCATAGGTACACGAGTCTTCATTCACAGGATGCCACTGGAGCCACCTGAGAATCTGAATCTCCCATACAAGTTTAAACATCAACAATTTCCGATCTGTTTATATTTCGCGTTTACAGTCAACAAGGCGCAAGggaaaacgatcaaaaatacgagtatttttttccttgaacatGTGTTCAGCCATGGTCAATTGGACGTTTCTCTCTCGAGAAAAGTTTCGATTAGCAATACAAAAGTATTAGCGACTAAAggcactgttacaaagaagaacGGAACGTACACGAATAATGTAGTGTTTTAAAACCTGGACCGGACCGACTGGTTAGACCAGTAAGAAAAACGGTCTGGTTCGACATTGATCCACTAACAATAACATGTTAAAAAAACCAGTGAACCGGTTAAACCGGGCGGTTGAACCAGTAACCCATTGACCCAGTCCGATCTAAACTGGTTAACCCAGCCATATTAATCAAggcaaaaaaacgaaaaaaaaattgtatcaaaagaaaatacagatTTTATCTAACCCtctttgtttatcaaaaaaaaaaaaggaattgaagtattGAAACATATTTGAAAAATTGAAGGAACATGGCTAGATCCCAATAGAACaaagattttacaaaaaaaataaaagaatccaACATGAATAAGGTTGACAGATAGAAAGGAGAGAAAAGTTAATCTTCCAACCTTATCTTTGTTGGTACAATCTTCACCGAAAATTGTGTTAATCTAACAATAGAAGAACCGATCCATGTCCCTGTTAATGATGTTACGATGAATAATGATATTGCGACACTGTTgtgattttgtttatctttttcttctGTTGAAGCGAGTAGAGAAGGATCAGAGAAAGAAGATGGAGGAGGAATAAACATAGAAAACGAGATGGGAGGAAATAAAGGCACATAATTAGGTTTTTTTAGTATAAATAATAAGGGCAAGTATTTTTATTGACTAGAAACGCAAGTACTAGTGGGACTGGAGTACTTGACATATTGTATTTGTCCATGTAGAGTCCGTGACCTTCTTACTAATGCATGGAAAAAACAAAATTACGATGCAAACGGAACCGCAAGCGCATCATACGTGCATACTATactaatatacaaaaataaatcaataaattattgGTGATATAACAATTTTCCACGGGTTTGTTTTCTATCTCCTTAATcgaaaatttcatgaaatgatGATTAGTAGTATGAATATTAATTGACTCACTATggagaaaatattattaaattgAACTGTAATTTATTCAAAACATGtacaaaaataaatcaataaattattaGTGATCTCACAGTTTTCCACGCGTTTCCTTTCTCTCTCCTTAATCGAGAATTTCATGAATGGTAGTAGTTTTACCATCCAAGGCACCGAGTATGGCATCTGTATGCTCCTGTACCACCTTCCAAGCCCCAGTGACATGTCTTTCCTCTGTCAGTGTTGCCCCGACGGCAAACCGAATCATGTACACCCCTCCAACAACAGCATGAGTCATGTATATCTTCCCGGACGCATTGACTGATTCAAGCAATTTCGCATTTACCTCATTTGTTTGAGCTTCAATGTGATCATCTTCAActatttttttcctaaaaatggCAGCTGGTTTAAGGCGAAAGCACACCATGGCAAATGTTCTAGGAACTACAATCTCAAACCTGTTGTCCATACCAATGAGCCCCTGAAAGTGCTTAGCCATTTTAACATGACTCCTAAGGAAGGTTCTTAAGTTAGCAATTCCATAGCTGCGAAGTACTAACCAGAGTTTCATGGATCGGAATCTTCTGCTGAGCGCTATTTGCCAATCTTTGTAATCGATAACTTGTTTGGAATCAGTTGCTTTGTTCTTCAAATATTCTGGACTTGTTGATAATGCCTTGACCAGTGAATCAGAgtctttcacccataaacagcaaCAATCCAAAGTAGTAAAGAACCACTTGTGTGCATTTAGACTAAATGAGTCTGCATCTTCCACACCATCGATGAAGTGCCTGAACTCTGGGCAGATACATGCACTTCCAGCATATGCAGCATCAATGTGAACCCAAATACCGTGCAATTTTGCCACCGCGCAAAGTGGGCCAATAGGATCTACGGctgttgaagaagttgttccGACAGTGGCACAGAGAAACAATGGAACTAACCCGGATTCGATATCAGCAAGAATTGTCGATTGAAGTGAATTTGGAGAGAGACCAAAATTTGTAGCCTTGGAGGTTGCGATAGCACGGAAATTCTTAGGATTAATCCCAGCAATTTGAGCAGCTTTCTGTAGTGCACAATGGGTTTGATCAGAAGCATAAACAACCAACTTGTTAATATTTTCTCTACCAATTTTGTTCAGCATTTTATCTCTTGCCGCAGTTAGAGTACATAAAATGGCTTCACAAGTAGTCCCTTGCAAAACTCCTCCACCTCCCGAACTTCCGTCTGATGAAAAGAGAAATGATTTGGGAAGCGTAAGCATCTGGCCAAGCCAATTCATAACAATACTCTCCAACTCAGTTGCGGCCGGAGATGACATCCAATTAAACCCGACAACATTAAATCCGGTACTTAGCATTTCCCCTAGGAAACCAGCGATAGAACCACTAGAAGGAAAATAAGCAAAGTAATTTGGACTTTGCCAGTGAGTTAGACCAGGGATGATATCATTTGTCACATCTTCAAGAatggtttcaatggattcaggaTTGTACGGAGCTGATTCGGGTAaccttttcttcaaataaccgGGCTCGACTTGGCTTCTAACTGGATATTTCTCAACATTTTTGTAGTAATCAGCAAGGAAATCAATAATCATGTGACCTTGCCTTCTGAATTCATCTGGATCAAGTGGATTTTGCGAACACAGCGACATGCTTTCAAAGTTATTAGCTGGAAGACTTCCCATTGTTACTATCAGTTTTGCTGATTAGTGAGGGAGATAGAGAGAATTGGTATTGAGTTTAGTGAAGAAGAAGTAAATAAATGAAatgtcttatatatatatatatagatatataatGAACGCACATGGAAAGAGCTTTAATTAAGACACGTTCAAGGTGGCTTCAAGGTAGTTAGTCAAAAAAGGGAATGCATTTTGTGTTTCCTTGATATGAAGACTGAAGTGGAAGTTCACTTTAAACCTAATAAACACATTTTATATGATCCATATAGTGCTGCACTGATAATACACTCAGTGGCTGATGCAAGAAAGTGACAAGAAGAAACTAGTTTACAAACGTGGGTTCGCTTTTTTTTTAAGGGTACACTTATTGACTTACACCATGCCTGTTTAGGGGCTCATAATTTGAATCCGACTCGACTTAAATTAGATGTAAGGATGTTTgtgttttcattatttttatatcCGATTTGAGATGTGATTCCGTTCATATTTATGATTTTAGTGCTATTTGAGCTAGAtatcactttttttttgaagcatgtattttATGAGATTAAGCTGAAATAACACGGGGATATGTTATACCCATAGAGTCTACTATTAAAATAGAACTTATCAATGGGGGAGTTACATTGTCCCATATTGTTGTCGTGAGCTTTCCCCTGAGAGCAATCATATATCGCTTGATTTGCCAGAGCGTCCGCTACTTGATTTCTTTCCCGGCAGACGTGCCTAATGGTGTATTGCTGAATTTGGGTAAACATTTGCTTGATTTCTGCAATCTGATTAAAAATATACATGGGGTGTCGGCgtccgagttttttttttttttttttgctgaatcacattttttattgattgaaaaaCTAAAGAAACAGTTTACAGGACTGACCCAAAATGAACTTAAAAACCCAAGAGACTAAAGAAGGAAAAGCAAAGACAATAATGTAGATGGCCCAAAATGATCCTAAGCCCAATACCTAAGAAAACTGTGCTTTGTATCATTACAACCAGTTCCAAAGAAAGACACAAATCCTTCTTAAACTTTGAAAAATTTCTCACCTGAGATTCATAAGGTTGCTGCCAACTAACCCCATTCAATCTATAACCACCTTCATGAACCAGCTGTATAATTCTGCATTTAAATCCATTCAGATTGGGTTTCTTCTCAtcaattttttttgcatttttctgAAACCACAATTCTGTCATGGTTGCACAAGCTGCAATCATCCAAACTTGCCTGACAAgaagactcttattctttgctaATGTACAAACTTCATCAAATGATTTTGGATTTGCAAAACAAAAGACCCTGTTCAACCAGTCCCAAACTGCATTACTGAAAGCACATTCCCACAGAGTGTGATTCATGGTGTCTTGAGCTGCCAAACATATGCAACACATGGAAACCATTTCAAATTCATTCTTCCTCATTACCTCATCATCAacatatacttcttgttgtattTTCCAGATGTTACTGGCTATGCTAGTATGCAGAAAATTCTGCCATATATACTTAGGCCATGGAAGTATTGATTCTTTATGCCTTATCTTCTCAACTGCAATATCAGTG
This genomic interval carries:
- the LOC113336160 gene encoding tyrosine/DOPA decarboxylase 1-like — protein: MGSLPANNFESMSLCSQNPLDPDEFRRQGHMIIDFLADYYKNVEKYPVRSQVEPGYLKKRLPESAPYNPESIETILEDVTNDIIPGLTHWQSPNYFAYFPSSGSIAGFLGEMLSTGFNVVGFNWMSSPAATELESIVMNWLGQMLTLPKSFLFSSDGSSGGGGVLQGTTCEAILCTLTAARDKMLNKIGRENINKLVVYASDQTHCALQKAAQIAGINPKNFRAIATSKATNFGLSPNSLQSTILADIESGLVPLFLCATVGTTSSTAVDPIGPLCAVAKLHGIWVHIDAAYAGSACICPEFRHFIDGVEDADSFSLNAHKWFFTTLDCCCLWVKDSDSLVKALSTSPEYLKNKATDSKQVIDYKDWQIALSRRFRSMKLWLVLRSYGIANLRTFLRSHVKMAKHFQGLIGMDNRFEIVVPRTFAMVCFRLKPAAIFRKKIVEDDHIEAQTNEVNAKLLESVNASGKIYMTHAVVGGVYMIRFAVGATLTEERHVTGAWKVVQEHTDAILGALDGKTTTIHEILD